The genomic interval GCCCCTGataggaattaaaaaaataaaataaaaccagcattCCAAaatccacaaaataaaaatcctggcCTCCTTTTTTTATGCGTTTGGCAACAAATAAACTAAGGCttcatttcattaaaatattaaaacatagtTGGGTACATTCATAATGCTTTACATTCTCTGTAATTCTTATCTTTCCAGATTATACAATCGTTTTAAAATGTGCAATGCAGCATGCAACAGTGGCCCtgctagaaataaaatatattttaacttaaaaaCCAGCTCCAGTTTAGACTTTAAACGAAATAAAAGTAGCTTTTTCTCCATCACAGTGTGCTCTCCGTCTTCCTCGGTGTCGCTGCGCTCATTCAACTGGCTGACGCAGCAGCTTCAACCATCTCCTGCTCTGAGAGAGGACCCGAGCTGAGAGCTTCCAGGTTAGGGTTCAGCATCTCTGGGACGGTCCCCACGCTCTCTGGGAAATCTTTGACGGTCGCCGCATCATCTGCAACCTCTCTGAGGCTGCAGCTACGATCTAAAACGCTCTCTTGCTGTGTTTGAGAGTCTTCTTTTTCCTCCCTCTGAGATAAGGACGTTTGGTCCAAACTCAAATCATCTATGAAAGAATAATAATATCTTTAGtaaaactacagaaaaaaactggactTCAAGGTATGTATCAACTGCCTGATTTCTGGTGACGAGAGACGCTAAAACCAGCATTTCTAGCAGAGAAtgctaatattttaaacatagaaaacatttaattatctAAACATAAAGTTACGTTTGGCTAAAGTAACTTCCGTGTGCAGGAGCAGAAAATATCCCACCTATTGAGGGATGTAACGAGCCGAGAGCTGGTTATTCTTTTCAACCGAGACAGCATTGTAAACACGTAATTGTTCCATCTAACGGCAGAACGTAATCGCGAGTGAAGCGCTTACCCGAGCTACATTGGTCACGCGTGTCATCGGCGTAATCAGCGAACAAAGAGCTGTGGCCTTCATCGTTGGTGGAGGCGGCTTCGGATAAATCTGAGACGACGACTCCGGGGGTGCTGGAGACATCTGAGTACAGGCAAAAGCTGGTTATTTTGTGTCAAAGTACAGAAAAAAATTTTTATAAATCAATGAGATCAGCAcgccttgaaaaaaaaatcccactgcTTTGAACTTcccccacattttgtcacgttaaaacCGGctatttaaatgtcttttatgtgGCAGGCCAGCACAAATAAGTGTGTTGttataaagtggaaaaaagacaatatttccaaatttgaaaaaaaatacaaaatcaaaaCGAGGAAATGTGGCCCCCTtaactctgatacccctaaatgaaatccagtgcaacaaaCTTCCTTCAGAAGTCACGTTTCAGGGGTCCGCCTACGTTCAAACGCTGTGTCGGGAGAAAAACTACCATTGccctttgtgtgtttatgtagtaataaacattagtttaataataaaatgtttatatttttctatttaatgtattcatttctcaatatataaacttgtttggatctgCAAATGAACcttatgaaataatttatgaattttaatacattgcctgaagcCATGCCACATAAAActaatttttaccaaaacaacaatTATCAGTGGCACAGAGTGAACAAGATGAATAAGGGATTGAAGCTGTGGGAATAAAATTCAGGAAATTGTTTTAGCTCAACAgtttcagaggaaaaaaagtatattaaaaagattacattttattccactTTGTGATCCAGGGTGGGATACATTTGCAATgaaggagcagagaggagagcctctctgctctgcctgcagcagctgtctgtctaTGAGAGAAAACACTAAGAGAAGTGTGAAGGACTCACAGCAGCACTCGCCGCTCCCTCAAGACAATAACTGCAGAACGATTGGTTCTTTCACAGTAAGTCACCAATAACAGGAGAAAGTTGCTAGATTTTTTGCTAGTCGCTTTTATTGAAAAAAGGTCGCTggatgggtctgaaaagtcactaaataCAGTGAGAAATTCGCTAAActggcagcagtgaccaggtttcctcagattagaagtattccCCCACTTCCATTTCACATCAGATATCGCAGCGAGCAGAATCTGCAGCGTGTTTTAAAAAGTGGAGCCACACTTTCTAGCGTTTTCTATCAGCCATGCTGGCTTTTTTTACTGGACCAGCAGCTACTGACGTCATTacgctcactgcaaaaagggaacttaaagtaagtaaaattttcttgaaatttgtatagttttccttgatttgagcaggtaaataagactatttgccaatggaatgagtatttttgcacttaaaataagaacaattcatccccatcatcttatttcaagtgcaggatgtctaattatgttattttaggggtaaaaatactcattccattggcaaatagtcttatttacctgctcaaatcaaggataaatacactaatttcaagaaaattgtacttacttttagttccctttttgcagtgctcttATGCATaaaatgctgtgttcatgtccGACATGGAAAAATCGCCCACCCTTTCATTCCTACAGTGTCAGAGTGATGTCCAGAcctaaagcaatttaaaaatcTACCACAAAACCTGAAAATCTATTTTAACATACGTTCTCCATCCCAGCTactatatgcaaaaaaaaaaaaaaattttaagaatagCTGTGCAGTTTAACATATAAATACAAAGTAGCTACCGTCGTCTGCGGGCTCGTGTGAAGGTGAGATTTCGCTAAGATTGAGCACAACTCCTTCGGTTTCGGTTAACCCTGCGTCGTTACAGGGGCTTCCTTCAGCCAGTGGAGGCACCTGGAGAAACAGAAGAACACGCACTTCATAAAAGGCGCGTCAAAGGGGCGCGTTTTATTACTCCAACAGATGACAGCAAGCCGTACCTGGCTGCGAGCGGACGCGGTCGCCTCCTCCCTGCTGTCCGTTACGGTCGGCTGAGGAACGTTTCTGTGCTGGACGCTTGGGTGAACCGGATGAGACGGGATCCTGTGCAGGTAGCCGTAGCCGATGCCGCAGCCTAAGCTGAAACAGACGGCTCACGTGTATTCGTCCGCCCGTGGTTGTAAAGTATGGCCAAAACAATAGTCGCATCCTAATTCACAAAATTATTTACTCTTGCTGCAGGAGACAGGAACTACTAAGCGACAGCAAACCTCTTTGTCCTCCTCATCGAATTTCAAAAGATTTCTTGCCTCCACTCGGATGTGTAATTCAATTCAGCGTTACCTGATAAAATTCAGATCTGGACTCCATCAGAGCTGACCAAATTGGTTTACCACCAATACTGCTGCCTGACCACTTTCACAACTCAGGCTCTGCATCATACGTGGCTGCTTTGTTGCAGGGTGCGGCGCTGCTGAAGGCTAAACGTTTTCTGCGTGCGTCACATCATCCCTTTTCTAACGGGATGAAGGCCTGATTTACTGGAACGAGGAATGGACCTATAATGAACCGATTTATCACTGCCGAACGTTgtttataaaacacaaaagatgGAACCTCTTGGATTTATGTAGCTGTaaaggtttgttttatttatcaaaacAGAGATGTAGCAGAAAAAGTTGCCATAAAAGGAACTGAGCTGATACTGGATGTGATGATCTATATAACTAGGTGCACCGCTTCAAAAATGATTAGCACCTATGCATTACATGCGgaaaaaaaccttaaaataaatgttaagacTTGGCTACTTGTATGGCTTGTGGTCTtgtctttctaaaaaaaaaaaacctcaactcATTAAAATATGGATTTAAAAGTTCGGGTATTGTGTTATAATATCAGTCTGAAAGCTAAATACCAACCTGCCCTCTCCTCCCCAGGCTCCGTTGGGGGTCACCACAATCTCCCTGCACTGATCCGTCTGCGTGTTATAAACTAGCAGCTTCAGAGGCTTCCCCTCGTTGGCTTCAATCAAGGAGAAGAAATCTTCTGACTGCAAagttccacacacacacaaaaaacaacaaaaaaaaacaattatgcagtgtgagtttttttttgtttttgattgatGTATGTTTTGAGGAACGttgaagagggaaaaaaaagacaaacctaCATCTTGTAAGACTTGGTCAGCCCCGACAATAAAGTCGTCATGAGCAATGAGGCCAGCAAGCGCTGCAGGAGAATTCTCTTCCACGTCctaaaaggaaaaagagaaacgATGGATTTGACTTCAATAACCTCTGCCCCATTTCTTACAAccttttatttccaaaatacttaaagaaaaaaaaaaaaaaaaaaaacagttgcctcTCAACTTCACAAATATTAAATTTTACCGCCTTTATCTTTCTATTGTCTACTTcatcttttattgtgtttttaaagtgttaTATATgtactgtgttttttattttgttgtacacCACTTTGGAAACcttgtgttttataaataaagttggattggatTGACCCATAATGGCCTCCAAGAACAATTGCAGTCTGGTTTCTACCACAGCACTAAACAGCAGCTGATTGTCGTTTACTTTCTGTTCTCATACCTCCAGACCCGAGTGAAACCTTTGATACAATTTCTCATTCCATCCTTCTCCACAGATCATCTCCATTGGGATCACTGACACCCCCCTTGACTAAACTCCTTCAGTTTCCATCATTCCTGTCACAGCCGCCGTGCCCCAAggctctgtcctgggacccCTACTTTTCATTATTTACCTTCTTCTCCTTGACAATATATTCCAAACATTCAATTTCACTGCTATGATACCCAGCTCTATTTATCTAGTGAGCCTGATTCTACACTCTGACCCTCCACCCTCGCCTCCTGTCCATCCAAAATGAAATCTTAGTCCAGCACCAATTTAAAAAGACTAAACAGTGACAAAACTGAGATCCTCTGCATCACCTCTTACCCACATCGACTACTTTGGTTTCCCTCAAAAATTCAGCGGCTCGTTTAATATTCTAAAAATCCTTCTGCACACATCGAAGGCCATTCACAATCCTCCCTCCCACACCCTTAGATCCTCTTCCTTCATTCAACTTactgttattattataaaatcaCTCCATTAATTCAACTATTTTACAGATAATAAAGATTTGTAGACTTCGTGTGAGGGCCATAGTTTCAAACCTTCATCTCAAAGACAAAAGGAGTCGCAGACCCGACTTACCAGCACGTGCCACACGTTCTCGTTGGCTCCCTCGAAGCTGCAGAAGCGAACGCTGGCTCCCAGCAGCCCCTG from Fundulus heteroclitus isolate FHET01 chromosome 21, MU-UCD_Fhet_4.1, whole genome shotgun sequence carries:
- the LOC105938446 gene encoding Golgi reassembly-stacking protein 1 yields the protein MGLPQSSLLSDGGSNSGYHVHGVQEDSPALNAGLEPFFDFILSIGNTRLNKESDLLRDLLKANVEKAVRLEVYSSKTQRVRELEVTPSNMWGGQGLLGASVRFCSFEGANENVWHVLDVEENSPAALAGLIAHDDFIVGADQVLQDSEDFFSLIEANEGKPLKLLVYNTQTDQCREIVVTPNGAWGGEGSLGCGIGYGYLHRIPSHPVHPSVQHRNVPQPTVTDSREEATASARSQVPPLAEGSPCNDAGLTETEGVVLNLSEISPSHEPADDDVSSTPGVVVSDLSEAASTNDEGHSSLFADYADDTRDQCSSDDLSLDQTSLSQREEKEDSQTQQESVLDRSCSLREVADDAATVKDFPESVGTVPEMLNPNLEALSSGPLSEQEMVEAAASAS